AATGCATTCTCCCTGCAAAAGGAAAACATAGATAAAAAAAGGTTAACTTTCTTTTTGCTATTGCTGCCAACTAGCATGTGCAAGCCAACAATAAAGTGTCGGTTTCCCAACGTATAGTAGTACCTTTTACAGATGTCatattaacttattatttttcactatGGTGATATTAATATTCCAAAACTACCTTTGTATATGATGATATAAGTCTTCCATGATGCCCAACTTTTATCTATCATTAGATTGAGTAGTTCTATTGCATCTAATGGTGAACTATCCGCACAGTATGTTTTCTTGTTTCCTTTAGAAAACTTTCTCTGTGCATGTGCAAATGTGCAATGGCTACCATAAAACATACAAACATGAAATCGGCGCGGAACAACAACAAATTGTACCAATATCAACGTGACTGTCACTATTGTTGATTTTAAAGGAGACATCGCCATTCCCTTTTTTTCACTCAGCCAAAAAACGGAAACACCCATTTTCCGAAAGAGTGCCACAACAATTGTGATAGATCAAAGAGATTAAATGAAAGCAAGAAGcagaaaatgtaaaaaattaaatgtatctAATCAATTAATCGTCAATAATTTCTATCTTGACCATCCATTAATTTTAAGCCCCAAATTGCAAGGTTTATGTTTTTTGTACATATCAAGGCTTCAAAATTTATCAAAGGTGATGTTGGAGTTTATGGTTGCTGTTTGGGACAGTGGTGGAGCAGTTACAAGAGGAGGAGACAGTGGTGGTTTTATGGCGCCGTCGAGTTCTATGGTGCTGCTGCGTTGAACAAAGATTTAGAGAAGAGACGGGTTGAGGTCGTAGACAGGCAGACAAAGGGGGAGAAGGAGGCAGTGGCGTGGTAATGGGTTTTGCAGGTATAACAACGGGCACAATGTGATTGTGGTTGCAATTGGATGCTCGTAAGTTCTGTGGAGGTGAAGAGACATTTTCTAGTGCATAATGCTTATGATATATCTGATTAGATAGAATCATCTATCGGTAGAGATATGATATAAAAATGTTGTGCACTATGGACAACCTAATTGGCTATtgttaaaatgtttttatattcAACAGCTTGTGTATGGGAGCCTTCCCCTCCAAAACTATGCTGCAAGATTGTCACTCATAACTCAATCTTTTTgttctaaaaaataatcataatttgTGTATCTATTTTTCTTTGGAAAACTTTTTAGCTGCTTGCAATAATTGAATTTGTGTATTCATCAATTATTGATTCAATTATTGCAACCAGCTAACCTTGTATGAAGAAAAATTGATGTAATATGCTATAAGAAAGTAACGTAGAGACTTACTAAGATAGTATAGGCAAGCCATGAGAGAAAGTgtaatttttggatcaaaataatgaTATCTATAGATAAAATGAGACAATGGTGACGTTTCATATTTGCCATTTGACAAGGGCTAAAATAATTCCAATAGCAAAGGACAAGCAAAGTGAAAAACAAAGTAAATAGATTTTACCTTTACTCCTTTTTCATTATGCCTTTACTCTTCTTCTCTCAATGACCATGATGCCCTAGTGTCTTCTTTGGAGACATTTTTTAAAGTGAAAATCCTCAAAACTTCAAAATCATCAATAACGGCAGCAGAAAGGATAAAGAAAGCCCAAGGAAACAATATCTCTCCTGAGTCAAAGAAAACTATCCATCAACGTTGTATTACAGTCACATCTTGTCCAAACCAAAGCTCCCAAATGGTTAAATTACTTAcatgatttttttgttattaagtactAACATTATTGACGCATTAGTTTTTATCAAAGAAGATTTTGATCATTATTATCAACCccttaaaacataaaaataggcccaataaataaataaataaaacgatACAAAATTGGGAATTATAATATTACTAATGTATATCAATCGTTTTTTTATGCAAATGTATATCaatctaaaagaaaatatattttttttcaagattTAAAACCTTGACATAAACAAATGGTTCCAACAGTACATTTAATTTAATGCGGTAGAATCTCTAAACTAGAACTAGAATTATAAACCCCATCAAATTCATAAGACGGAAAATGAAACCCCATCAATTTGGAAAGTGATGCCTTTAATTGAAAATGGAATCCTATACAGTTTTCTGCTGATTGTCaacaagaaaaattaattttctggTCCCACGTGAAATTAACAGCACAACTAAGTTCAGTCTATGGTTAATGAATATAACAGGATACTGCATTCATAAATCATCATTTGAACACAATTAATGTGAGATTTTCAAATATGcatatatcaattaattaattaattaattaattaatcatctGAATTGTATTCAATTTACATGATTCAAAGTCATAGTTAACTGTGTTAGTGTTCTGAGAGATATTAATGAATTATGACACCTTATACTGATCAACACAACTTTATAACTATGACTTGCtctcaataaatatataattactaaTTGATCAACTATTTGAACtatgataataatgataataataataataagtgttACTAACCAACGAAGTAGCTGAGGAAATGGACAAATAACCGGTGGATGAGGTCGGCGGATGAGGCGGCGCCCCCGAGCTAGTATCATTATTAACAGCATCATTTGAAGGAGGActcgaagaagaagaagaagaggacGAAGAAGACAAAGAGAATCCAAGATTATAAGCAGGTGTACCATCAGGTTTAAACAATCCATAATTTCTTTCGGAAGTTGGTCCAGGTTTCATATTCTCATTAAAAAGGGCAAAAACGTAAATATTCAAATCAGAATTAGGTCTCAACGGCGTTCCTTTCTTACTACTAATCATCTTCACAACATTCCCGTTATACTTCCTCGCATTCTCAACCGTCGCACCCACTTCATCTTCGTCCCCTTTCGAAGGCCAACCGGTTTCCGATATATGTACCGGCAATTTCCCGTAACCTAATGAGCCAAGAGCCGAGTAAACCGCGTCGATCTGCGCGAACAGCATGTTGTCGTAGTGAAGGTTTGTAGACGGATCCACCATCCCTTCGTTCGGTTGAAACAGAACGTAATCCAACGGTATCTGTTCACAATaacattctaattttttatttttatttaagattttaaattacATCTTTTCATCACACAATAGTAgcttatatttcaattttttactaAAGTATTCgaaagatttgataaaatttattctcTATTTTAAGATGTatcatcattttaatttttgaaatcaaattgCATATTTCATAAGCTTTCATAATAGAAAGTTACtcgaaaattattttgaagacTAATGCATTTTTATCAAGACAAagaccaaaataataataataatttgcattttgaatttgaatgattaATATAATAGTTTTCACTTAATCGAGATAAATAAACGTTtagaattaaaaatgttaaataaaaagagaaaattcgATGAGTACCTGTTTGGGATTATCTTTATAAGCGAAGTAAGGATAAGCGTTGATTAAAAAAGGAGATCCAGTTTTGGCTTGGAAAGTGAGGATCGAAGCTAGGCACGGAGCTAGGTCAGGACGGAAGGTTCCAGAAGAAGGAGGATAAGATGTTTGTAGAATAGCCAAGGAGTGAGTTGTGGTAACAGTTATTTGTTTATGGAGTCCAAGGTTAATAAGTGCGGTGTGAACACTTTGCATAGCTGGAAGAAGATTCGAAGTGAGTGAAGTGTCGTTGAATGTAAGAACTTCATTTCCTACGAAAATGGAGGTTATGTTTGTGGATGGGAGATAGGGTTGGAGATTTGTTTTGATCCATGTTTGTGCTTTGTTTGTGTCTTTCATTTTCGAGAGGTACTCGTTTCCTAATCCAACCATGAATTCGATTCCTGTGTTTGCGAATGCTTTTAGAACCTTTGGATCTGCGTCGTAGAGTTTTACTTTTGTTGCTCCGATGCATTTTATTAGGGATACTACGTTTTCTGGTGATGGTAGGTTGTTTGCAATTTGACCGTAGTTTATTCCTATTGATTCAGATTTCGTTGCGAGTCCTGCATAGAAAGTACAAACGACGCCGTTTTCaattatatatgttaattaacaTGCTTGAGAGTAGTGGTAGCAATAGTTAGTTACTTACCGGTGAtgaaaatgataatgatgatgaagGTGCAACTGTGAAGCTGGAATCTAGAATTATCCATGGATCTAAGAAAGGTGAAATTAGGAATGTGAATGAATGGATGGAGATTGGGTTGTGTGATGTTGaatgattaattaatgaaatgGGAAATATCTTGACTCCACTTCACACTCCACTTGAGTTGAGTTAAAGGAGACAGACATAGAAATAGAGAGAGAAGAAGGAGAGATAATATTTTGGTTCATTATTGGTAGAATTTTGTTAGGTACTAATACTAAAATcaagtataaattttatttaaataaataacataactttcaattattagaaattaaatattatatccaATAAAACTCagttattttagaaatttagaGGGGAAAATGGTAATGGTTAGTTTTAGGGGTAAAAAGACATTCACTCGATTCTTACCAGTGTCATTAAAAagatgtaaatatatattttctttaaatgtttaatgaattttaaaGTATTTGTTATTCTAGACCCATAAatttcattgataaaaaaaaattagagagaaaaataataaaaaaagaaaaagagattcCCCAGAAAAAGAATGGAAAACAAGACACGCGGAAAGAAAGCCGGAAAGATTGCCATACTTATAAACAAGACATTCGAATGAGATGCTTTGTTACTGAAGGAAGCCTCCTATCCTACTACTAATATTCTAACATTTGCTTTTTCCATAGTCCAAAAGAAAGaaactatataattttttaaataaaagagaggAATAAAGGAAATGAAAGGATGGAAGGAAGGGAAGAAGAACATGCGATAATGCCCATTGGTCTTGATTGTTTGTGTAACTACGTGAGAGGTGAGAAACTGAGAATTGGCTAAATTGTTCATAAATTGTAAGTGTCATAAGTTTTTTAG
The genomic region above belongs to Cicer arietinum cultivar CDC Frontier isolate Library 1 chromosome 4, Cicar.CDCFrontier_v2.0, whole genome shotgun sequence and contains:
- the LOC101494148 gene encoding glucan endo-1,3-beta-glucosidase 11 isoform X1, with amino-acid sequence MDNSRFQLHSCTFIIIIIFITGLATKSESIGINYGQIANNLPSPENVVSLIKCIGATKVKLYDADPKVLKAFANTGIEFMVGLGNEYLSKMKDTNKAQTWIKTNLQPYLPSTNITSIFVGNEVLTFNDTSLTSNLLPAMQSVHTALINLGLHKQITVTTTHSLAILQTSYPPSSGTFRPDLAPCLASILTFQAKTGSPFLINAYPYFAYKDNPKQIPLDYVLFQPNEGMVDPSTNLHYDNMLFAQIDAVYSALGSLGYGKLPVHISETGWPSKGDEDEVGATVENARKYNGNVVKMISSKKGTPLRPNSDLNIYVFALFNENMKPGPTSERNYGLFKPDGTPAYNLGFSLSSSSSSSSSSSPPSNDAVNNDTSSGAPPHPPTSSTGYLSISSATSLFSLTQERYCFLGLSLSFLLPLLMILKF
- the LOC101494148 gene encoding glucan endo-1,3-beta-glucosidase 11 isoform X2 — protein: MDNSRFQLHSCTFIIIIIFITGLATKSESIGINYGQIANNLPSPENVVSLIKCIGATKVKLYDADPKVLKAFANTGIEFMVGLGNEYLSKMKDTNKAQTWIKTNLQPYLPSTNITSIFVGNEVLTFNDTSLTSNLLPAMQSVHTALINLGLHKQITVTTTHSLAILQTSYPPSSGTFRPDLAPCLASILTFQAKTGSPFLINAYPYFAYKDNPKQIPLDYVLFQPNEGMVDPSTNLHYDNMLFAQIDAVYSALGSLGYGKLPVHISETGWPSKGDEDEVGATVENARKYNGNVVKMISSKKGTPLRPNSDLNIYVFALFNENMKPGPTSERNYGLFKPDGTPAYNLGFSLSSSSSSSSSSSPPSNDAVNNDTSSGAPPHPPTSSTGYLSISSATSLERYCFLGLSLSFLLPLLMILKF